Proteins encoded in a region of the Haloarcula sp. CBA1129 genome:
- the nosZ gene encoding TAT-dependent nitrous-oxide reductase, translating to MSKNETPRDPNEVLDEYEETLDSVLAEVESPDETAEEDDLSLGLPGLSLGRRDFMKAGVAAGAMGSVAGCSALTGGDGGAANQSTPSGSGASHAVEPGEHDEYYGFWSGGHSGELRVIGIPSMRELTRIPVFNTDCASGYGYTDGTKEMLEEGGGYSWGDNHHPSLSETDGDYDGEYLYVNDKANGRIARVNLTYFETDAITDVPNMQAIHGCTILSPDTKYVLGNGEFRAPLPNDGTDAKNPDNYTSLFVAVDPESMETQWQVKVDGNLDIVDTGKEGRWAISSAYNSEEATDIQGMTKDDRDNVKAFDIPAIEQAVENGNYEEVNGIPVVDGTQSSSLNQGDRPIVKYIPTPKSPHCVEVGPNGDYAFIAGKLSPTVTMLDLNALADSADPEEVVAGRPRVGLGPLHTTFDGNGHAYTSLFIDSQVAKWDIQAAVEADEGSEDPIMEKQDVHYNPGHIQALEAMTTDPDGEWLVSLNKLSKDRFLPVGPIMPDNDQLIHIGQGEKEMELVADHPAYPEPHDCVFAHKDKIDAKKVYDKNDYEETYITEADSGVERTGENSVHVKMTTKRSEFGLPDFTVQAGDEVKLSTTNIEGVQDIIHGVAIPEHDINYAVAPQDTREVTFTADDPGVYWIYCTYFCSALHLEMRSRMIVEPAEE from the coding sequence ATGAGCAAGAACGAAACCCCACGCGACCCGAACGAAGTTCTCGATGAGTACGAAGAAACGCTCGACTCAGTGCTGGCAGAGGTCGAGTCCCCGGACGAAACGGCTGAAGAAGACGACCTCTCGCTGGGACTACCCGGCCTTTCGCTTGGCCGCCGGGACTTCATGAAGGCCGGCGTGGCCGCCGGTGCGATGGGGTCCGTCGCCGGCTGTTCGGCGCTGACCGGCGGCGATGGCGGCGCGGCCAATCAGTCGACGCCTTCGGGCAGTGGCGCGAGCCACGCCGTCGAACCGGGCGAACACGACGAGTACTACGGCTTCTGGTCGGGCGGCCACTCGGGGGAGCTTCGAGTCATCGGTATCCCGTCGATGCGCGAGCTGACACGCATCCCGGTGTTCAACACCGACTGCGCCTCCGGCTACGGCTACACCGACGGCACGAAAGAGATGCTGGAGGAGGGCGGCGGCTACAGCTGGGGTGACAACCACCACCCGAGCCTCTCGGAGACGGACGGCGACTACGACGGCGAGTACCTGTACGTCAACGACAAGGCCAACGGCCGCATCGCCCGCGTGAACCTCACGTACTTCGAGACGGATGCCATCACGGACGTGCCGAACATGCAGGCCATCCACGGCTGTACTATCCTCTCGCCGGATACGAAGTACGTGCTGGGCAACGGCGAGTTCCGCGCGCCGCTCCCCAACGATGGCACCGACGCGAAGAACCCGGACAACTACACGTCGTTGTTCGTCGCCGTCGACCCTGAGTCGATGGAGACCCAATGGCAAGTCAAGGTCGATGGCAACCTCGACATCGTCGACACCGGCAAAGAGGGTCGGTGGGCCATCTCCTCAGCGTACAACAGCGAGGAGGCCACCGATATTCAGGGAATGACGAAGGACGACCGAGACAACGTCAAGGCCTTCGACATTCCGGCCATCGAGCAGGCCGTCGAGAACGGTAACTACGAGGAGGTCAACGGCATCCCCGTCGTCGACGGCACCCAGAGCAGTTCGCTCAATCAGGGCGACCGGCCTATCGTGAAATACATCCCGACGCCGAAGAGTCCACACTGCGTCGAGGTCGGGCCGAACGGCGACTACGCCTTCATCGCGGGGAAACTCTCCCCGACAGTGACGATGCTCGACCTGAACGCACTGGCTGATTCCGCCGACCCCGAGGAGGTCGTCGCTGGACGACCCCGTGTCGGACTCGGTCCGCTACACACCACCTTCGACGGGAACGGACACGCTTACACGTCGTTGTTCATTGACTCACAGGTCGCCAAGTGGGACATCCAAGCGGCTGTCGAAGCAGACGAGGGGTCCGAGGACCCCATCATGGAGAAGCAGGATGTCCACTACAACCCGGGCCACATTCAGGCGCTGGAGGCGATGACGACCGATCCCGACGGCGAGTGGCTCGTCAGCCTCAATAAACTCTCGAAAGACCGGTTCCTCCCAGTCGGCCCCATCATGCCCGACAACGATCAGCTCATCCACATCGGGCAGGGCGAGAAAGAGATGGAACTGGTCGCGGACCACCCGGCCTATCCCGAGCCACACGACTGCGTCTTCGCCCACAAGGACAAGATAGACGCAAAGAAGGTGTACGACAAGAACGACTACGAAGAAACGTACATCACGGAGGCGGACTCCGGCGTCGAGCGAACGGGCGAGAACAGCGTCCACGTCAAGATGACGACCAAGCGCTCGGAGTTCGGCCTGCCGGACTTCACGGTTCAGGCGGGCGACGAGGTGAAACTGTCGACGACCAACATCGAGGGCGTTCAGGACATCATCCACGGCGTCGCCATCCCCGAGCACGACATCAACTACGCCGTGGCCCCACAGGACACCCGCGAGGTCACGTTCACGGCTGATGACCCCGGCGTGTACTGGATCTACTGTACGTACTTCTGTAGCGCCCTGCACCTTGAGATGCGCAGCCGGATGATCGTCGAACCGGCGGAGGAGTAG
- a CDS encoding methyl-accepting chemotaxis protein has product MDNGEEFWLHTFESLIEDLPEAAFVVDSDGDITHWNETVAGMLGLPASEAVGMNAYDVFGTEGQDETLAQEVIRTGEPVRENEFRSAERPDGTMAHARAVAIPLMGPSGDAIGALELLIDFSDIVEQRAALQNLQSQMATDVESAVGEISDSAAAVTEQSDDIKQMAGEQSDNLDEVQSEVSGFSATVEEIASSAEEVSSQSGEARELAEESVETAEETIERVEDATESAEQVASDSTELRGHIEEIDEFVEVINDIADQTNMLALNANIEAARSNSDSDGFAVVADEIKELADESKQHADEVERIVGEVREMADDTAENVEETTDAIQQALSDLETVLDNQQAILDATSETEQGIGEVAAATDDQAASAEEIASMIDEIAQRAAEVSESIDEVADANETQHQMARDLEENVERVERRLAEIME; this is encoded by the coding sequence ATGGACAACGGCGAGGAGTTCTGGCTCCACACGTTCGAGTCCCTTATCGAGGATTTACCGGAAGCAGCATTCGTGGTCGACTCGGACGGCGACATCACGCACTGGAACGAGACGGTCGCAGGTATGCTCGGGCTCCCAGCGAGCGAGGCGGTTGGGATGAACGCCTACGACGTGTTCGGTACGGAAGGCCAAGATGAGACGCTCGCCCAAGAGGTCATCAGAACGGGGGAGCCAGTCCGCGAAAACGAGTTCCGCTCGGCCGAGCGGCCGGACGGGACGATGGCGCACGCGCGAGCGGTTGCTATCCCGCTCATGGGTCCCAGTGGGGACGCTATCGGTGCGCTGGAGCTACTGATCGATTTCAGCGATATCGTCGAACAGCGTGCGGCGCTCCAGAACCTCCAGTCACAGATGGCAACGGATGTCGAGTCGGCGGTCGGCGAGATCAGCGACTCCGCCGCGGCCGTCACCGAGCAGTCCGACGACATCAAGCAGATGGCCGGCGAGCAGTCCGACAATCTTGATGAGGTTCAGTCCGAGGTCTCCGGGTTCAGCGCGACCGTCGAGGAAATCGCCTCCAGCGCCGAGGAAGTGAGCAGCCAGAGCGGCGAGGCCAGAGAACTCGCCGAGGAGTCCGTCGAGACAGCAGAGGAAACCATCGAACGCGTCGAGGATGCGACGGAGTCCGCCGAACAGGTCGCGTCGGACTCGACGGAACTCCGGGGCCACATCGAGGAGATCGACGAGTTCGTCGAGGTCATCAACGACATCGCGGACCAGACGAACATGCTGGCACTGAACGCGAACATCGAAGCCGCGCGAAGCAACAGCGACAGCGACGGGTTCGCGGTCGTCGCCGACGAGATCAAGGAACTGGCCGACGAGTCCAAGCAGCACGCCGACGAGGTAGAGCGCATCGTCGGGGAGGTCCGCGAGATGGCCGACGACACCGCCGAAAACGTCGAGGAAACGACGGACGCAATCCAGCAGGCCCTCTCTGATCTGGAGACGGTGCTAGACAACCAGCAGGCCATCCTCGACGCGACCTCGGAGACAGAACAGGGCATCGGTGAGGTTGCGGCGGCGACGGACGATCAGGCCGCAAGCGCTGAAGAAATCGCCAGCATGATCGACGAAATCGCCCAGCGTGCCGCCGAGGTTTCCGAATCTATCGATGAAGTGGCTGACGCCAACGAGACCCAGCACCAGATGGCCCGTGACCTAGAAGAAAACGTCGAGCGGGTCGAGCGACGGCTCGCCGAGATTATGGAGTGA
- a CDS encoding universal stress protein, giving the protein MYDHILLASDGTEASTNAESHAIALAAEHGADLHVLYVVDEDVYTAYSGDEYVDESEGPEHGLEETGQETLARIQADAEASGVDVTTTLKHGRPAESIIETADEADVDLLVLGTKRRPAEYRSLLGSITDKVLRLTERPAVVVKTEVEE; this is encoded by the coding sequence ATGTACGATCACATCCTCCTCGCCTCGGATGGGACAGAAGCGTCGACCAATGCCGAATCCCACGCGATTGCCCTCGCAGCAGAACACGGTGCGGACCTCCACGTCCTGTATGTCGTCGATGAAGACGTGTACACGGCCTACAGCGGCGACGAGTACGTCGACGAATCGGAAGGGCCGGAGCACGGCCTCGAAGAGACGGGTCAGGAGACGCTGGCCCGGATACAGGCCGACGCGGAGGCGTCCGGCGTCGACGTAACGACGACCCTGAAACACGGACGGCCGGCCGAATCCATCATCGAAACCGCTGACGAGGCGGACGTCGATCTGCTCGTGCTCGGGACGAAGCGGCGGCCGGCGGAGTACCGGAGTCTCTTGGGCAGCATCACCGACAAGGTGCTTCGACTGACCGAGCGACCGGCGGTCGTGGTGAAAACCGAAGTGGAGGAGTAA
- a CDS encoding ABC transporter permease, translating to MSDGESSTDPAPDGGVVAVDAPATRLHDGGTEENATTTATDDSALARLADSSLLTIARREYRLAVRSRWALGVALLFGLFTAAVVQFGASSVGPGRFDAVIATIAELGVYLVPLTALAVGYDAIVGADERGSLELLLALPVTKGRVVVGTAIGRAAVLSGAMLLGFVPGALLTVRHIGLASVGPYAAVALAAVLTACAMLGVAVLVSTVARTKTHALGAALAIWLWVALLHDLVALGAVAGFDLGSGAIAAAILLNPVDCFRVLALSQVDVVAGGFGSVLAQAGLTAPMVAAALAAWVVVPVGIATKLIQRRRL from the coding sequence ATGAGCGACGGGGAATCCTCAACGGACCCGGCCCCCGACGGCGGCGTCGTCGCGGTCGACGCTCCGGCCACCCGGTTGCACGACGGCGGAACCGAGGAGAACGCGACTACAACCGCGACCGACGACTCCGCACTCGCCCGGCTGGCCGACAGCAGCCTGCTCACTATCGCTCGCCGGGAGTACCGGCTCGCGGTCCGAAGCCGATGGGCGCTCGGCGTGGCGCTGCTGTTCGGCCTCTTTACTGCCGCGGTGGTCCAGTTCGGTGCGAGTTCGGTCGGCCCGGGCCGCTTCGACGCGGTGATCGCGACCATCGCGGAGCTCGGTGTCTACCTCGTGCCGCTGACGGCGCTGGCGGTCGGCTACGACGCCATCGTCGGGGCCGACGAGCGCGGTTCGCTCGAACTCCTGCTCGCCCTGCCGGTCACGAAAGGACGCGTCGTCGTGGGAACTGCCATCGGCCGGGCGGCGGTGCTGTCCGGCGCGATGTTGCTCGGTTTCGTCCCCGGCGCGCTGTTGACCGTTCGCCACATCGGTCTCGCCAGCGTCGGCCCGTACGCGGCCGTCGCCCTCGCCGCGGTGCTGACCGCCTGTGCGATGCTCGGCGTGGCGGTGCTGGTCTCGACGGTCGCACGGACGAAAACGCATGCACTCGGTGCCGCGCTGGCTATCTGGCTGTGGGTCGCGCTGTTGCACGACCTAGTCGCGCTGGGGGCCGTCGCGGGGTTCGACCTCGGATCCGGCGCTATCGCTGCGGCGATACTGCTCAATCCCGTCGACTGCTTCCGCGTGCTCGCGCTGTCGCAGGTGGACGTGGTCGCCGGTGGCTTCGGCAGCGTGCTAGCACAGGCCGGCCTGACCGCGCCGATGGTCGCTGCGGCGCTCGCGGCGTGGGTCGTCGTGCCTGTCGGCATCGCGACGAAACTCATCCAGCGGCGACGCCTCTGA
- a CDS encoding IclR family transcriptional regulator has translation MTDDADTQNTGRRIQSVENACEIIEAVQESNSATLQELNGRIELSQGTLHTYLATLTDCGFLTKDNDTYQLGFRFVTMGEHVRNETELYTAGQEEVDKLADRSGEYVHLVVENDGREVAIYERRGEHAVGMDYHLQLREAPQHLHDSASGKAILSRLPDERVEKIIDREGLSRQTQHTITDRETLCDELETIQERGYATNDEEEIRGLRAVGAPILDNDGTVVGAVSVTAPTSRLKGSRFDTEIPEMVMEAANLIEVNLEMTSFDRST, from the coding sequence ATGACCGACGACGCCGACACACAAAACACGGGCCGCCGGATACAGTCCGTGGAGAACGCCTGCGAGATCATCGAAGCTGTCCAAGAGTCAAACAGCGCGACGTTGCAGGAGTTGAATGGGCGGATCGAGCTCTCACAGGGAACGCTTCACACGTACCTTGCGACACTGACTGACTGTGGCTTCCTCACGAAGGACAACGACACATACCAACTCGGCTTTCGGTTCGTCACGATGGGCGAACACGTCCGCAACGAGACGGAACTCTACACCGCTGGCCAAGAGGAAGTGGACAAACTGGCGGACCGGTCCGGCGAGTACGTCCATCTGGTCGTCGAAAACGATGGGCGCGAAGTCGCCATCTACGAGCGGCGAGGCGAACACGCCGTCGGGATGGACTATCACCTCCAGTTGCGGGAGGCACCACAACACCTCCACGACAGCGCTTCGGGCAAGGCAATCCTCTCGCGTCTCCCGGACGAGCGTGTCGAGAAAATAATCGACCGGGAGGGTCTCTCACGACAGACACAGCACACGATTACGGACCGAGAGACGCTCTGCGACGAGCTAGAGACCATCCAGGAGCGGGGGTACGCGACGAACGACGAGGAAGAGATCCGCGGCCTCCGGGCAGTCGGTGCGCCAATTCTGGACAACGACGGGACCGTTGTCGGCGCGGTCAGTGTGACTGCACCGACCAGTCGCCTGAAAGGGAGTCGCTTCGACACCGAAATCCCCGAGATGGTCATGGAGGCAGCGAATCTCATCGAAGTCAATCTCGAAATGACTTCGTTCGACCGGAGCACCTAA
- the dph2 gene encoding diphthamide biosynthesis enzyme Dph2, producing the protein MSQERTDGDLRNTGLSLKHDREWDYELDRIVEAVEERDAEKVGLQFPEGLKRRGPAVADDLRENLPDDVTVLLSGQPCYGACDLDTYMMRRTDVFVHFGHSPMKESDKIIYVPLFSNVDVFPIMEQAREEQLSDPEEDPDVGLVTTAQHMNKFGEMREWLEERGYNVHTRRGDERLTHEGQVLGCNYASADVDADQMLYVGGGKFHPLGLAMEHPEKHVVIADPVNNVVTVADTEKFMKQRYGAVHRAMDAETWGVIFCTKIGQGRWDQAEEIVENNENAYLITMDEVTPDRLTNFGMDAYVNTGCPRITTDDGPQFKKPMLTPGEYEIAIGEKPLDSLEFDTFHGTW; encoded by the coding sequence ATGAGTCAAGAGCGGACTGACGGCGACCTCCGGAACACCGGACTGTCGCTCAAGCACGACCGAGAGTGGGACTACGAACTCGACCGAATCGTCGAAGCCGTCGAGGAACGGGACGCCGAAAAGGTAGGACTGCAGTTCCCCGAGGGGCTGAAACGCCGCGGTCCGGCCGTGGCCGACGACCTCCGCGAGAACCTCCCCGACGACGTGACGGTGCTGCTCTCGGGCCAGCCCTGCTATGGGGCCTGCGACCTCGACACCTACATGATGCGCCGGACGGACGTGTTCGTCCACTTCGGGCACTCGCCGATGAAAGAGTCTGACAAGATCATCTACGTGCCGCTGTTCTCGAACGTCGACGTCTTTCCCATCATGGAACAGGCCCGTGAGGAACAGCTTTCGGACCCGGAGGAGGACCCCGATGTGGGGCTGGTGACGACGGCCCAGCACATGAACAAGTTCGGCGAGATGCGCGAGTGGCTTGAGGAACGCGGCTATAACGTCCACACGCGTCGCGGCGACGAGCGGCTCACCCACGAGGGGCAGGTGCTGGGCTGTAACTACGCCAGCGCCGACGTTGACGCCGACCAGATGCTGTACGTCGGCGGCGGGAAGTTCCACCCGCTCGGGCTGGCGATGGAACACCCCGAGAAGCACGTCGTCATCGCCGACCCGGTCAACAACGTCGTCACCGTCGCGGACACGGAGAAGTTCATGAAACAGCGCTACGGCGCGGTCCACCGAGCGATGGACGCCGAGACGTGGGGCGTCATCTTCTGTACCAAGATCGGGCAGGGCCGCTGGGATCAGGCCGAAGAGATCGTCGAGAACAACGAGAACGCCTACCTCATCACGATGGACGAGGTGACGCCGGACCGGCTGACGAACTTCGGGATGGACGCCTACGTCAACACGGGCTGTCCGCGCATCACCACCGACGACGGGCCGCAGTTCAAAAAGCCGATGCTCACGCCCGGCGAGTACGAGATTGCTATCGGCGAGAAACCCCTCGACTCTCTGGAGTTCGACACCTTCCACGGTACTTGGTAA
- a CDS encoding YlbF family regulator: MSIETDTAADIDGDHVEALATEFGEAIAELPVYQRFKETKDAVENHDEAQAAIQEFEQIREEFMLARQTGNASQEDLRKVQQKQEELHDIPVMSDYLEAQNELELRLQELNEIVSEELAVDFGQKAGGCCED; the protein is encoded by the coding sequence ATGAGCATCGAGACTGATACCGCCGCTGATATCGACGGTGACCACGTCGAAGCGCTCGCTACAGAGTTCGGCGAAGCAATCGCCGAGCTACCGGTGTACCAGCGATTCAAGGAGACGAAAGACGCCGTCGAGAACCACGACGAGGCACAGGCGGCCATTCAGGAGTTCGAGCAGATCCGTGAGGAGTTCATGCTCGCCCGTCAGACGGGCAACGCCTCGCAGGAAGACCTCCGGAAGGTCCAGCAAAAGCAGGAGGAACTCCACGACATCCCGGTAATGAGCGACTACCTAGAGGCCCAGAACGAACTCGAACTGCGCCTGCAGGAGCTCAACGAAATCGTCTCCGAGGAACTGGCCGTCGACTTCGGGCAGAAAGCCGGCGGTTGCTGCGAGGACTGA
- a CDS encoding ABC transporter ATP-binding protein codes for MNVIEVDDVSKAYGDVQALDGLSLSVEQGATLGVFGTNGAGKTTLFKLLAGLNRPDDGSVSVAGADPTDGTTVRERVRYLPEHAGFPPSLTGREVLRFHARMRSVPRENRDHHIERILHTVGLSDAADRRVGGYSNGMNRRLGLGTALVGEPAVLILDEPTAGLDPDGIRAFHEVVEALAAETDVTIVFSSHALGEIQRLCSEAVIIADGQVATVGPVEELRRAAADEVTVSLSLASESAVRDATKILREHGAAASVARAGVDLTVTTALADAYDLLTAVGEAYDIDRFEVREPGLEAAFYEAVGTDDGDERPSPDSKTPAEAATEDSGGEPA; via the coding sequence ATGAACGTGATTGAGGTCGACGACGTATCGAAAGCCTACGGCGACGTGCAGGCGCTTGACGGACTGAGTCTGTCTGTCGAGCAAGGGGCAACCCTCGGCGTGTTCGGCACGAACGGGGCCGGCAAAACGACGCTGTTCAAGCTGCTCGCCGGATTGAACCGACCCGACGACGGCAGCGTCTCCGTCGCTGGCGCGGACCCGACGGACGGGACCACCGTTCGCGAACGGGTGCGCTATCTCCCCGAGCATGCCGGCTTCCCGCCGAGTCTGACCGGCCGCGAGGTGCTCCGGTTCCACGCCCGGATGCGCTCGGTGCCCCGCGAGAATCGGGACCACCACATCGAGCGCATCCTGCACACTGTCGGGCTCTCGGACGCCGCAGACCGCCGGGTCGGCGGCTACTCCAACGGGATGAACCGCCGGCTCGGACTCGGCACGGCACTCGTCGGCGAGCCGGCCGTGCTGATACTCGACGAACCGACCGCCGGGCTCGACCCCGACGGCATCCGGGCATTCCACGAGGTTGTGGAGGCACTGGCGGCCGAGACCGACGTGACTATCGTCTTCTCCTCGCACGCACTCGGGGAGATTCAGCGGCTCTGCTCGGAGGCAGTCATCATCGCTGACGGACAGGTGGCGACTGTGGGGCCAGTGGAGGAGCTTCGCCGTGCCGCCGCCGACGAGGTGACGGTGTCGCTGTCGCTGGCATCCGAGTCGGCGGTGAGGGACGCAACAAAGATACTTCGTGAACACGGGGCCGCGGCGAGTGTCGCCCGTGCGGGCGTCGACCTGACCGTAACCACCGCGCTAGCCGACGCCTACGACCTGCTCACCGCCGTCGGTGAGGCCTACGACATCGACCGATTCGAGGTCCGCGAACCCGGTCTTGAGGCTGCATTCTACGAGGCAGTCGGGACGGACGACGGCGACGAACGCCCCAGCCCAGACAGCAAAACGCCTGCGGAGGCAGCGACCGAGGACTCGGGAGGTGAGCCGGCATGA
- a CDS encoding plastocyanin/azurin family copper-binding protein produces METRRTFVRGLGVAAGVALAGCSSGGGSDSSGDAESDSGGGGSDGGDTESSDGGSGSEWTETSTVEMTDELAYEPKKIQVEAGTTVTFENVGSIGHTVTAYEDKIPDGADYFASGGFDSQQAAKDGYSNGQEGNVPKGESYEVTLETTGTYEYYCIPHEMNGMVGTIKVV; encoded by the coding sequence ATGGAAACGCGTAGAACATTCGTACGCGGTCTGGGCGTCGCGGCTGGAGTCGCGCTAGCTGGCTGTTCATCGGGCGGCGGGTCCGACAGTAGCGGTGACGCCGAGTCGGATAGCGGCGGTGGCGGGTCAGATGGCGGCGACACCGAGTCCAGCGACGGCGGGAGCGGGTCCGAGTGGACCGAGACAAGCACCGTCGAGATGACGGACGAACTGGCATACGAGCCGAAGAAAATTCAGGTCGAAGCGGGGACGACGGTCACGTTCGAGAACGTCGGCAGCATCGGCCACACGGTGACGGCCTACGAGGACAAGATTCCCGATGGCGCGGATTACTTCGCCTCTGGCGGGTTCGACTCCCAGCAGGCTGCAAAAGACGGCTACAGTAACGGTCAGGAAGGCAACGTCCCGAAAGGCGAGAGCTACGAGGTCACGCTTGAGACGACGGGGACGTACGAGTACTACTGCATCCCCCACGAGATGAACGGGATGGTCGGCACAATCAAGGTGGTCTGA
- a CDS encoding MBL fold metallo-hydrolase, protein MTVESDWDDWLPRAVESATPDGLAIWYLGCNGFIVKSSGGTTVFIDPYLGTGDPPRTVRMVPVPFNPDDITECDAILGTHEHTDHVHGPSQAPILAGTGADYYTTDSGHDVIREEAWLENYGVTDDQLHEVTEGETLEIGDLTVHVEPANDPDAEHPVSYVFEHESGTFFHGGDARPGEFESVGERYDIDVGVLAFGTVGMIDDKETGEPTRTQWYNDENMIIEATNELQLDTLVPTHWDMWKGMTTEPTVLHNHANSFTHPSTLSIVEIGDRYDLD, encoded by the coding sequence ATGACAGTCGAATCCGATTGGGACGACTGGCTCCCGCGTGCGGTGGAGTCGGCGACGCCTGACGGACTGGCGATCTGGTATCTGGGCTGTAACGGCTTCATCGTGAAATCGAGCGGCGGGACGACCGTCTTCATCGACCCGTACCTCGGCACGGGCGACCCGCCGCGGACCGTGCGGATGGTCCCGGTGCCGTTCAACCCCGACGACATCACCGAGTGTGACGCGATTCTGGGCACCCACGAACACACTGACCACGTCCACGGGCCGTCCCAAGCCCCGATTCTCGCCGGTACGGGTGCGGACTACTACACCACTGACAGCGGGCACGATGTCATCCGGGAGGAGGCATGGCTTGAGAACTACGGCGTCACCGACGACCAACTCCACGAAGTCACGGAGGGCGAGACGCTCGAAATCGGTGACCTGACGGTCCACGTCGAACCGGCCAACGACCCCGACGCCGAGCATCCGGTGTCGTACGTGTTCGAACACGAATCCGGCACGTTCTTCCACGGCGGCGACGCCCGCCCCGGTGAGTTCGAATCTGTCGGCGAGCGCTACGATATCGATGTCGGCGTCCTCGCATTCGGGACGGTCGGGATGATCGACGACAAGGAGACCGGCGAGCCCACCCGAACGCAGTGGTACAACGACGAGAACATGATTATCGAAGCCACAAACGAACTCCAACTGGACACCCTCGTCCCGACCCACTGGGACATGTGGAAGGGGATGACGACGGAGCCGACCGTGCTGCACAACCACGCCAACAGCTTCACGCATCCCTCGACGCTTTCAATTGTTGAAATCGGCGACCGGTACGATCTCGACTGA
- the nosD gene encoding nitrous oxide reductase family maturation protein NosD, whose translation MSLLSHDFERVFAAGTAVLLVLSVAAVGMASAGPSGSDDLAFDPDVPDTDSFSAPSADGTATVDGETYDSAQAAVDTADPGDTVTLDGRFNETVVVTTPNITLAGNGPGSTLLHGDGEGDVLAIEAQGVTVSGLWVRNSGYSTATNDAAVFVNASGATVRDSRVTDMTFGIWLDGVDNADIRNNTIVGREEITQLTKRGNGIQIWKTEDSVIRNNEITTVRDGLYFNWAKDVNASANTMWELRYGVHYMYSDDSHLRDNTAFDNDVGYALMVSKHLVIEGNVAVNNSGQSGHGILVKSIDDTDIRDNHLVGNENGLFVYNSVSNRIVGNLVVGNDVGVHIAAGSTDGTVTKNSFIRNDRPVLAVMSDQVHWNESVGNYWSRANPTDIDDDGVGDTRYQPAGTVQQVTAEKPAARVFASSPAFDAVRLAESSVPVVQSPGVVDARPLTEPPHENWRSYYERD comes from the coding sequence ATGAGTCTACTGTCCCACGATTTCGAGCGCGTGTTCGCCGCCGGCACCGCGGTTCTACTCGTGCTGTCGGTCGCCGCTGTCGGGATGGCAAGCGCTGGCCCGTCCGGTAGCGACGACCTCGCCTTCGACCCCGACGTGCCCGACACTGACTCGTTCAGCGCCCCGTCGGCCGACGGCACCGCGACGGTCGACGGCGAGACCTACGATAGCGCGCAGGCGGCGGTCGATACCGCCGACCCCGGCGACACCGTCACGCTCGATGGCCGTTTCAACGAGACTGTCGTCGTCACGACGCCGAACATCACGCTGGCCGGGAACGGCCCCGGGTCGACCCTGCTGCATGGCGACGGCGAGGGCGACGTGCTCGCCATCGAAGCACAGGGCGTCACCGTCTCGGGCCTCTGGGTCCGCAACAGCGGCTACAGCACTGCGACGAATGACGCCGCGGTATTCGTCAACGCGAGCGGGGCCACTGTCCGCGACAGCCGCGTGACCGACATGACGTTCGGCATCTGGCTCGACGGCGTCGACAATGCCGACATCCGCAACAACACCATCGTCGGCCGCGAGGAGATAACGCAGTTGACCAAGCGGGGCAACGGCATCCAGATCTGGAAGACCGAGGATAGCGTCATCCGCAACAACGAGATCACCACGGTCCGTGACGGACTCTACTTCAACTGGGCCAAGGACGTCAACGCCAGTGCCAACACGATGTGGGAGCTCCGCTATGGAGTCCACTACATGTACTCCGACGACTCGCACCTGCGGGACAACACCGCCTTCGACAACGACGTCGGATACGCGCTGATGGTGTCGAAGCACCTCGTCATCGAGGGCAACGTCGCGGTGAACAACAGCGGCCAGTCCGGCCACGGCATCCTCGTCAAGAGCATCGACGACACGGATATCAGGGACAATCACCTCGTCGGCAACGAGAACGGGCTGTTCGTCTACAACTCCGTCAGCAACCGCATCGTCGGTAACCTCGTCGTCGGCAACGACGTGGGCGTCCACATTGCCGCCGGCAGCACCGACGGGACCGTGACGAAGAACAGTTTCATCCGCAACGACAGGCCGGTACTCGCGGTCATGAGCGATCAGGTCCACTGGAACGAAAGCGTCGGGAACTACTGGTCCCGGGCGAACCCGACCGATATCGACGACGACGGCGTCGGCGACACCCGCTACCAGCCGGCCGGGACCGTCCAGCAGGTGACCGCGGAAAAGCCCGCCGCGCGAGTGTTCGCCAGCAGTCCGGCCTTCGACGCCGTTCGGCTGGCCGAGTCGTCCGTTCCGGTCGTCCAGTCGCCCGGCGTGGTCGATGCCCGTCCGCTCACTGAACCACCCCACGAGAACTGGAGGAGCTACTATGAACGTGATTGA